The proteins below are encoded in one region of Fimbriimonadaceae bacterium:
- a CDS encoding LemA family protein — MYVWVVLGVLAIVLVYSIATYNGLVSLRRQTMNAWGQIDVQLKRRYDLIPNLVETVKGYMQHEKDTLERVIQARNQALAANTVHEKAEAEAKVAAALQGFFGLVEGYPQLKSDSVMMQLQEELRGTENKISFSRQYYNDVVTAYNTKIESFPSSIFASTAGFKPRELFEIEDSAHREPVSVKF; from the coding sequence GTGTACGTTTGGGTCGTCCTCGGGGTTCTAGCGATCGTTCTCGTCTATTCGATAGCGACCTATAACGGGCTCGTCTCGCTCCGGCGGCAGACGATGAACGCCTGGGGCCAGATCGACGTGCAGCTCAAGCGGCGCTACGACCTCATCCCGAACTTGGTGGAGACCGTCAAGGGCTACATGCAGCACGAGAAGGACACGCTCGAGCGCGTCATCCAAGCCCGCAACCAGGCCCTCGCCGCGAACACCGTCCACGAGAAGGCCGAGGCCGAGGCGAAGGTGGCGGCCGCCCTGCAAGGCTTCTTCGGGCTTGTCGAAGGGTATCCGCAACTCAAGTCGGACAGCGTCATGATGCAGCTCCAAGAGGAGCTGCGCGGCACCGAGAACAAGATCTCCTTCTCTCGCCAATATTACAACGACGTGGTCACGGCCTACAACACGAAGATCGAGAGCTTCCCTTCGAGCATTTTCGCGTCCACGGCTGGGTTCAAGCCGCGCGAGCTTTTCGAGATCGAAGACTCGGCCCACCGCGAGCCGGTCAGCGTAAAGTTCTAG
- a CDS encoding DUF2243 domain-containing protein: MSGWGLFNLVEGIVDHHILRLHHVLEYADRDAQTFADLAFLTAGGVLLLVGWSLQRSGKTGWLAVADAPAGAGTPL, from the coding sequence GTGTCCGGCTGGGGCCTCTTCAACCTGGTGGAAGGCATCGTCGACCACCACATCCTTCGCTTGCACCACGTCCTGGAATATGCGGACCGCGACGCGCAGACCTTCGCGGACCTCGCGTTCCTTACCGCTGGCGGGGTTCTCCTGCTCGTCGGGTGGAGCCTCCAAAGGAGCGGGAAGACGGGTTGGCTCGCCGTGGCCGACGCACCTGCCGGGGCGGGCACCCCTCTTTAG
- a CDS encoding cyclic nucleotide-binding domain-containing protein, with the protein MESGRHDVFRQNYLVYGLPDDKIDELIELASFETKLANEDICRRGEKGCDLFVVLDGTVTITSLNGEKLAEIGPGSVIGEVALVDDQPRSANAVCKSAVHYARLPARELRNYMVTHKDVGFHMLANLSRVLSARLRQTDAVVDELAGKQRDPWDFAS; encoded by the coding sequence ATGGAATCAGGCCGCCACGATGTCTTCCGCCAGAACTACCTCGTCTATGGGCTTCCGGACGACAAGATCGACGAGCTCATCGAGCTGGCCTCTTTCGAGACGAAGCTGGCCAACGAAGACATCTGCAGGCGCGGGGAGAAGGGTTGCGACCTCTTCGTCGTCTTGGACGGCACGGTCACCATCACCAGCCTGAACGGCGAAAAGCTGGCCGAGATCGGGCCGGGGTCGGTGATCGGCGAGGTCGCCCTGGTGGACGACCAGCCGCGGAGCGCGAACGCCGTCTGCAAGAGCGCCGTGCATTATGCGCGGTTGCCCGCCAGGGAGCTGCGGAACTACATGGTGACCCACAAGGACGTTGGCTTCCACATGCTTGCCAACCTCTCCAGGGTGCTGAGCGCCCGGTTGCGGCAGACCGACGCGGTGGTGGACGAGCTGGCCGGGAAGCAGCGCGACCCCTGGGACTTCGCCAGCTGA
- a CDS encoding PEP-CTERM sorting domain-containing protein, producing the protein MLAAITGAVLANAQWSDNFDSYQNGQQLHNVNGWEGWEGNAGAGALVTNAQSASNPNSVDIRGASDLVQKFTGANSGLWEFTGKVYVPTAMRGDSYFIMMNTYPGTINAHWSVQMKFQGALGTVTDDNGTATPVAFLRDTWMDFKVAIDLTNDFRTVSLMNQTVSTGTWTQNGGALNVGAIDLFANGQTSVYYDDLALKVVPEPATMTALGLGVVALIRRRRSR; encoded by the coding sequence ATGCTCGCTGCTATCACTGGCGCCGTACTGGCCAACGCCCAATGGAGCGACAACTTCGACAGCTACCAAAACGGCCAGCAACTCCACAACGTGAACGGTTGGGAAGGCTGGGAGGGCAATGCGGGCGCGGGCGCTCTCGTCACCAACGCCCAGTCCGCCAGCAACCCGAACTCGGTCGACATCCGCGGCGCGAGCGACCTCGTCCAGAAGTTCACGGGCGCGAACAGCGGCCTTTGGGAGTTCACGGGCAAGGTCTACGTCCCGACCGCGATGCGCGGCGACTCCTACTTCATCATGATGAACACGTACCCGGGCACGATCAACGCCCACTGGAGCGTGCAGATGAAGTTCCAGGGTGCGCTGGGCACGGTGACGGACGACAACGGCACCGCCACCCCGGTCGCTTTCTTGCGCGACACCTGGATGGACTTCAAGGTCGCCATCGACCTTACCAACGACTTCCGCACCGTCTCGCTGATGAACCAGACCGTTTCGACGGGCACCTGGACTCAGAACGGTGGCGCCCTGAATGTCGGCGCGATCGACCTCTTCGCGAACGGTCAGACCTCGGTCTACTACGACGACCTTGCGCTGAAGGTCGTTCCGGAGCCCGCCACGATGACCGCGCTCGGTCTTGGCGTCGTGGCGCTCATCCGCCGCCGCCGCTCTCGCTGA
- a CDS encoding VCBS repeat-containing protein, with protein sequence MFAFTLAIAGLLAGPPTLSEPVRLQAAGKDIVAGNGHAAPWLHDWDGDGKLDLLVGQYAHGRLMVYRNIGTNKEPQYAKGKAFKPEGTGAEINYG encoded by the coding sequence ATGTTCGCCTTCACGCTCGCAATAGCCGGCCTGCTGGCGGGCCCGCCGACCCTATCGGAGCCGGTTCGGCTCCAGGCCGCGGGCAAGGACATCGTCGCCGGGAACGGCCACGCCGCCCCTTGGCTCCACGATTGGGACGGCGATGGGAAGCTCGACCTCCTGGTCGGGCAGTACGCCCACGGTCGCCTCATGGTCTATCGCAACATCGGCACGAACAAAGAGCCGCAGTACGCGAAGGGCAAGGCGTTCAAGCCGGAGGGCACGGGCGCAGAGATCAACTATGGGTGA
- a CDS encoding VCBS repeat-containing protein, translating to MDVDGDGKLDLATGEFAPGNIVWFKGLGKAKFADWKTVPETPDEKQDWAASTVFFTDWDGDGDLDMVIGGYGGDIYYNENVGSRPEPKYGKRTWLMSEGKPILVGMKSQPVVVDWDGDGLADLLTGDNDGLVFFFPRLADGSLGPRQPVRVGGAPLKIDHRVKIHVADWNGDGVMDLLVGTCVEKEPVMKGDSYENYDGYVYVLVGKRG from the coding sequence GTGGACGTAGACGGGGACGGAAAGCTTGACCTCGCCACTGGCGAGTTTGCCCCCGGCAACATAGTCTGGTTCAAGGGCCTCGGCAAAGCAAAGTTCGCCGATTGGAAGACCGTCCCGGAGACCCCCGATGAAAAGCAGGACTGGGCGGCCAGCACCGTTTTCTTCACGGACTGGGACGGCGACGGAGACCTTGATATGGTCATCGGGGGCTATGGCGGCGACATCTATTACAACGAGAACGTCGGTTCACGACCGGAGCCGAAGTATGGCAAGCGCACCTGGCTCATGTCGGAAGGCAAGCCGATCCTGGTCGGCATGAAGAGCCAACCGGTCGTGGTCGACTGGGACGGAGACGGCCTGGCCGACCTCTTGACGGGGGACAACGACGGCCTCGTTTTCTTCTTCCCGCGCCTTGCCGACGGCTCGCTGGGGCCGCGACAGCCGGTCCGGGTGGGAGGGGCCCCGCTCAAGATCGACCACCGAGTCAAGATCCACGTGGCGGATTGGAACGGCGACGGCGTCATGGACCTGCTCGTAGGGACCTGCGTCGAGAAGGAGCCCGTCATGAAGGGCGACTCCTACGAGAACTACGACGGCTACGTCTACGTCTTGGTCGGCAAGCGGGGGTAG